In Pseudothermotoga hypogea DSM 11164 = NBRC 106472, the following are encoded in one genomic region:
- a CDS encoding glycosyltransferase, whose protein sequence is MNKKRVLQIITRSDWTGAQKVLYSLVYGLKQFHPDEFEVEVACGPHNGMLIPELEKLNVKVHVVKDLVREIDPWKDLKAYFQLKQLIRQGKYDVVHLHSSKAGFLGRIAAKRCKVPMVVYTVHGWWPIEQYKGLKRRFFILLERFAAKHSDKIVFLCQRDLQKAKGWKIGKDHQYVVIPNAIIPEAPAQKGALRKELGIPESVKIVGNVARLDPPKNPIRFLEVAKSVLRERSDVVFVWIGASVVDDVYGEKVRRWLKENPQVKEKVHFLPFRKDAVKLMADFDVLLLTSDAEGMPLVVLEALNQGVPVVSTDVGCVGEMIGDELVAKGQDDLSLILLNALRFEKNTRSAFKKDYQIFVSAYKALYTRV, encoded by the coding sequence ATGAACAAGAAGAGAGTTCTTCAAATCATAACCCGTTCTGATTGGACTGGTGCACAAAAGGTTTTGTACAGTTTGGTCTACGGGTTGAAACAGTTTCATCCCGATGAATTCGAGGTTGAAGTTGCCTGCGGTCCACACAACGGGATGTTGATACCAGAGCTTGAGAAGTTGAACGTGAAAGTGCACGTCGTGAAAGACTTGGTCCGCGAGATAGACCCATGGAAGGATCTGAAAGCATATTTTCAGCTGAAGCAATTGATAAGACAAGGAAAATACGACGTGGTTCACTTGCATTCCTCCAAAGCCGGTTTTCTTGGAAGGATAGCAGCGAAAAGATGCAAAGTTCCAATGGTTGTCTACACGGTGCACGGTTGGTGGCCAATAGAACAATACAAAGGTCTGAAGCGCAGATTCTTCATTCTTCTGGAAAGGTTCGCTGCCAAGCACTCCGACAAGATAGTGTTTCTTTGTCAAAGAGATCTTCAGAAGGCCAAAGGATGGAAAATAGGAAAAGACCATCAATACGTTGTTATACCCAATGCGATAATTCCAGAAGCACCCGCACAAAAAGGCGCCTTGAGAAAAGAGCTTGGCATACCTGAAAGCGTGAAAATCGTTGGCAACGTTGCAAGACTCGACCCACCGAAGAATCCCATCAGGTTTTTGGAAGTCGCAAAGTCTGTGCTTCGAGAAAGAAGCGATGTTGTGTTCGTTTGGATAGGCGCGAGCGTGGTCGATGATGTCTACGGTGAGAAGGTGCGAAGGTGGCTCAAAGAGAACCCGCAGGTGAAAGAAAAAGTTCACTTTTTACCCTTCAGAAAGGACGCGGTGAAGTTGATGGCGGACTTCGACGTCTTGCTCTTGACATCTGACGCAGAAGGAATGCCCTTGGTGGTGTTGGAAGCGCTCAATCAGGGCGTGCCGGTCGTGAGCACGGACGTAGGGTGTGTGGGAGAGATGATTGGTGACGAACTGGTTGCTAAGGGACAGGACGACTTGTCATTGATTTTGCTGAACGCCTTACGTTTCGAGAAGAATACAAGGTCAGCATTCAAGAAGGACTATCAGATTTTCGTGAGTGCCTACAAGGCATTGTACACAAGGGTGTGA
- a CDS encoding GumC family protein: MEKYHDEEITLSDILRILKRRKNWIIGITFLTICVTFVYLLYFAKPVYEITAVIKLPRGASSQIALSPQLSFLGVSQSPALTEQMEIMKSRRVLISVVNDLKLTEYFSKKSKDEVSQESVVSALLKNVVNVSSVKDTSLIKLTVSLDDREMAYKIARSIIDNYIRVARELNKDENTYLLEFVERQLPTVERELTEIENKLLNFQKTKSILPSEELNALIRKFYDLDGKIVEAQLNYQNLQSQLSVLKQNISQLKGMIKILEYVPDSAKLQELRKRLLDLQIRYNTLELQYTENSPEMRQIEQQISVVQQMINEEISRILSSQFETEDPILRGYYLQLINLQTNLEVSKSHISSLEQVRIQLEKELQKFPDLQREYATLLRDYNLKQQTYTLLRSRREELRLSTAGMSFNVPIVLDEPYLPERPAKPNRRLILAVAFVLGVFLGVLIAFLREAFDQKIRDEYDVLKTIGEEPILYQPSKDGKKDLEALKHIVVQTLNSTGAEPSHVHLLVSSTNSSWKIPIIEGMIELLSKSGKKTVLVNLDGNSSLPPIPKEAKVLSFDGEPLSFSDEGLKKILKDVSHENTVVILSAPTFTSAETKVLSYDANQTVLVLKANDSKRSDLLYAMKNLKNPKFILVREKSKKNL, encoded by the coding sequence GTGGAGAAGTATCACGACGAAGAAATAACCTTGAGTGATATTCTTCGAATCCTCAAACGCAGAAAAAACTGGATCATTGGAATAACTTTTCTCACCATCTGTGTGACATTCGTCTATCTCCTTTACTTCGCAAAACCTGTTTATGAAATAACGGCAGTTATTAAATTGCCAAGAGGTGCATCATCGCAGATCGCTCTGTCTCCTCAACTTAGTTTCCTTGGCGTGAGCCAATCTCCCGCATTAACAGAACAAATGGAGATCATGAAGAGCAGAAGGGTTTTGATAAGCGTGGTCAACGATCTTAAACTTACCGAGTATTTTTCAAAGAAGAGCAAAGACGAAGTTTCCCAAGAGAGCGTTGTTTCGGCCCTTCTGAAAAACGTCGTGAACGTGTCTTCGGTCAAAGATACATCGCTCATCAAGCTGACCGTTTCTTTGGATGATAGGGAAATGGCCTACAAGATCGCTCGATCCATCATCGACAACTACATAAGGGTGGCGAGGGAGCTTAACAAAGACGAAAATACTTACCTCCTTGAATTTGTGGAAAGACAGCTCCCAACTGTTGAGAGAGAACTCACAGAGATCGAGAACAAGCTGTTGAACTTCCAAAAGACGAAATCCATCTTGCCCTCGGAAGAACTCAACGCGCTGATTCGAAAATTCTACGATCTGGACGGCAAGATAGTCGAAGCACAACTGAATTATCAAAATCTGCAGTCGCAGCTGAGCGTACTCAAACAAAACATCTCTCAACTGAAGGGCATGATCAAGATCTTGGAGTACGTTCCTGACAGCGCGAAGTTGCAAGAACTTCGAAAGCGTTTGCTCGATTTACAAATACGCTACAACACGCTCGAACTTCAATACACGGAGAATTCACCCGAGATGAGACAAATCGAACAGCAAATCAGCGTCGTTCAGCAGATGATCAACGAAGAAATATCACGTATCCTATCGTCTCAGTTCGAAACGGAAGATCCCATCCTCAGAGGTTACTATCTGCAACTGATAAACCTCCAAACCAACTTGGAGGTGTCTAAATCCCATATCTCGTCTCTGGAACAAGTGAGAATCCAGTTGGAGAAAGAACTGCAAAAATTTCCAGATCTACAGAGAGAGTACGCCACACTCTTGAGAGACTACAACCTCAAGCAGCAAACCTACACTCTTCTCAGATCAAGGAGAGAAGAGCTCAGACTCTCAACCGCAGGTATGTCGTTCAACGTGCCGATCGTGCTGGACGAACCTTATTTACCTGAAAGACCCGCCAAACCCAACAGGAGACTCATCTTGGCCGTCGCTTTCGTGCTCGGCGTTTTCCTCGGTGTGTTGATCGCCTTTCTCAGGGAAGCTTTTGATCAAAAGATTAGAGACGAATACGACGTTCTGAAAACAATTGGTGAAGAGCCAATCCTGTATCAACCTTCGAAAGATGGGAAGAAAGATTTGGAAGCGTTGAAACACATCGTCGTTCAAACTCTGAATTCAACCGGAGCCGAACCCTCACACGTACACCTATTGGTTTCCTCGACGAACAGTTCTTGGAAGATCCCGATAATCGAAGGAATGATAGAACTTTTATCGAAGAGTGGCAAAAAAACTGTGCTCGTCAATCTGGACGGCAACTCGAGCCTTCCACCTATTCCGAAAGAAGCCAAAGTTTTGTCCTTCGATGGTGAACCGCTTTCATTCTCTGATGAAGGTCTCAAAAAGATCTTGAAAGATGTCTCTCACGAAAACACCGTGGTGATCCTGTCGGCCCCAACTTTCACGAGCGCGGAAACAAAAGTACTCTCCTACGATGCGAATCAAACTGTATTGGTTTTGAAAGCCAACGACTCGAAGAGATCTGACCTTCTGTACGCTATGAAGAACTTGAAGAACCCAAAGTTCATTCTTGTGAGGGAAAAATCCAAGAAGAACTTGTGA
- a CDS encoding polysaccharide biosynthesis/export family protein, translating to MRRSLLILALLVCVLSFSYTVRVGDTIAIEVFQQPSFSRTVKVAFDGTIPYPYLGNVRVAGLTVDQIKEMIEQIVGRFIREPEVTVYVLEYAPMYVYLQGALNRAIDISNHPDLTLTKLFSLLNLTLDSGIDFENVQLVRDAKVQRFNVLSFFFEGKIENDVLLKEGDKIHLPPLKYEKTVQVAGAHSLIEKYVPGLTLRTLLLKLDALDEEKAVIESAQLSIDGETRTIDLRKVLDGSFDVPLKPGAFLYIPKRQERYVYVVGFVPEPGLKTFTSQERQTLALALAKAGGISKDDEKWVEKILIKMPDGTVQELPSSVLAKAHEIEVPNRSIVEIVKHPEFYVYIQGAVNRKGRIDFEPGEKRTLKTLIDKVGLENPNVEWEGKIRINNTLEIDLKDVVHGDKDIALSLGDSILVSYEPFIVNVVGAQTGVLQLNHYEPKTLNYVVKRLSVQPESIESVLLIRGKITSTHDPSQLVKDQIEVPLQRFDTVLVKELGANAVYLIGDVSSYVEFKLNEPITLQRVLAKVGLNDLRRIEKIILDEKPLDHSQDLPIERGTILKVELKKPIQVTAMGYLKNTGRVEFNYHETADLKTLFAKLGGLIIGPELHYVSDKIFIMRDNTIVAQYDAQKVFMGVENAMLEDNDFVYVTVKEPNQVYVFGKGVPNGLVKFTHAEEFDLRTLVGKIGGIKEGISRKITIVTEKSVETFVWDEYANRALTNNSIILFDVDRENYVYLIKADGTPDMVYIDQNTTLYEVLMKAGVDKNYRKIELTRGIEKYSLELKDLAQARSYVVKAGDVVKILDVPQNFAYVLGEVNKPGIIKLTEGTTVLQAIIQSGYFTNKAAASSVWLYKGGIDGKPIRVNLAGAIGGGRIEYDPILENGDIVFVPSDIFKTALEWIPVINNLIVFYNNISELFK from the coding sequence ATGAGACGCTCGTTGCTGATACTCGCGCTTTTGGTCTGTGTTCTGTCTTTCTCCTACACCGTTCGGGTGGGTGACACGATCGCCATAGAGGTGTTTCAGCAACCTTCTTTCAGTCGCACGGTCAAGGTCGCCTTCGACGGGACCATTCCCTATCCCTACCTCGGCAACGTCAGAGTGGCCGGGCTAACGGTCGATCAAATAAAGGAGATGATCGAACAGATCGTCGGGAGGTTCATAAGAGAACCGGAAGTGACGGTCTACGTCCTCGAGTACGCTCCAATGTATGTCTACCTTCAAGGAGCTCTGAACCGTGCGATCGACATTTCCAACCATCCAGATCTCACGCTCACGAAACTTTTCTCCTTACTGAATCTAACATTGGACTCCGGCATTGACTTCGAGAATGTCCAGTTGGTGAGGGACGCGAAGGTTCAAAGGTTCAACGTTCTTTCGTTCTTCTTCGAAGGCAAGATCGAAAACGATGTACTCTTGAAAGAAGGCGACAAGATACACCTGCCACCTCTCAAGTACGAAAAGACCGTTCAAGTTGCTGGTGCTCACAGTCTCATCGAGAAGTACGTTCCTGGATTGACCTTGAGAACACTACTTTTGAAGCTCGACGCGCTCGATGAGGAAAAAGCAGTCATCGAGAGCGCTCAACTTTCGATCGACGGCGAAACGAGAACGATCGATCTGAGAAAGGTCCTCGATGGTTCCTTCGATGTCCCCTTGAAACCTGGCGCCTTCCTCTACATACCCAAAAGGCAAGAAAGGTACGTCTACGTGGTTGGTTTCGTTCCTGAACCAGGTTTGAAGACCTTCACCTCACAGGAAAGACAAACCCTCGCGCTCGCTCTGGCCAAAGCCGGTGGTATCTCGAAAGACGATGAGAAATGGGTTGAAAAGATCTTGATCAAAATGCCAGATGGGACCGTCCAAGAGCTGCCGTCTTCCGTTCTTGCAAAGGCGCACGAAATCGAGGTGCCGAACCGCTCGATCGTCGAGATCGTGAAACATCCAGAGTTCTACGTCTACATCCAGGGTGCGGTCAACAGGAAAGGCAGGATAGACTTCGAACCGGGCGAGAAGAGAACTTTGAAGACCTTGATCGACAAAGTCGGACTCGAGAATCCCAATGTTGAATGGGAAGGAAAGATCAGGATCAACAACACGCTCGAGATCGATCTGAAAGACGTCGTTCATGGAGACAAAGACATCGCGTTGTCACTCGGCGACTCGATTTTGGTAAGCTACGAACCTTTCATCGTTAACGTCGTTGGGGCGCAGACTGGAGTTCTTCAACTGAACCACTACGAACCCAAGACGCTGAACTATGTGGTGAAAAGATTGTCAGTTCAGCCCGAGTCGATCGAAAGCGTTCTGTTGATAAGAGGAAAAATCACATCGACCCACGATCCTTCTCAACTGGTAAAAGACCAGATCGAAGTGCCCCTACAACGATTCGACACCGTCTTGGTCAAAGAACTCGGTGCGAATGCGGTGTATTTGATCGGAGACGTGTCATCCTACGTGGAATTCAAACTCAACGAACCCATAACGCTTCAAAGAGTCCTCGCCAAGGTTGGTTTGAACGATCTGAGGAGAATAGAGAAGATCATCCTGGACGAAAAGCCGCTCGATCACTCCCAGGACCTTCCAATCGAAAGGGGAACCATACTGAAAGTCGAGCTCAAAAAGCCCATCCAGGTGACCGCCATGGGTTATCTGAAGAACACCGGAAGAGTTGAGTTTAACTATCACGAAACAGCTGATCTGAAAACGCTCTTTGCCAAACTGGGCGGTCTCATCATTGGTCCAGAACTTCACTACGTGTCTGACAAGATCTTCATCATGCGCGACAACACCATCGTAGCCCAGTACGACGCTCAGAAAGTCTTCATGGGTGTGGAAAATGCGATGCTTGAAGACAACGATTTCGTCTACGTGACCGTTAAAGAACCAAACCAAGTCTACGTCTTTGGAAAAGGTGTACCAAACGGCTTGGTGAAGTTCACTCATGCCGAGGAGTTCGACTTGAGAACACTCGTGGGAAAGATCGGAGGTATAAAAGAAGGCATCAGCAGGAAGATAACCATCGTCACCGAGAAAAGTGTTGAAACCTTTGTTTGGGACGAGTACGCCAACAGGGCCTTGACCAACAACAGCATAATCTTGTTCGACGTTGACAGAGAAAACTACGTCTATCTCATCAAAGCCGATGGAACACCAGACATGGTCTACATCGACCAGAACACCACGCTCTACGAAGTTTTGATGAAAGCCGGCGTCGACAAGAACTACAGAAAAATCGAGCTCACGAGGGGAATCGAAAAGTACTCCCTCGAACTGAAAGATCTCGCCCAGGCCAGATCTTACGTTGTGAAAGCCGGCGACGTGGTCAAGATACTCGACGTTCCGCAGAACTTCGCGTACGTGCTGGGAGAGGTGAACAAACCAGGAATAATCAAATTGACCGAGGGAACGACTGTGCTTCAAGCGATCATTCAATCTGGCTATTTCACCAACAAGGCCGCAGCTTCGAGCGTGTGGCTCTACAAGGGTGGTATCGATGGTAAACCTATCCGTGTCAACTTGGCAGGTGCGATCGGTGGTGGTAGAATTGAATACGATCCGATCCTCGAGAACGGTGACATAGTCTTCGTGCCTTCCGACATCTTCAAGACCGCGCTCGAGTGGATCCCAGTGATAAACAATCTCATCGTCTTCTACAACAACATCTCTGAGCTGTTCAAGTGA
- a CDS encoding sugar transferase, producing the protein MFLVFLNFVSLFLLYKLFESTVYSIVFSLLAILFLYTFRAYDLENLESYTEQLIRTLLSTATSFVPILIFNALIDDHVPKHAFLLNLMINTLVLPILNVSFYRLTRKDKPITYLVVGKREDFEGFLQVIEKETNHRYIFAEYVNPSVDLLSQKAKYYDAVLVADQRLSDVVKKASLKNIEYLPTFVEKVLQRIPVEIVQRYREFYELSLQTVKTRSPAKRVIDVVVSIVALVLTSPIMLIIALCILIEDGRPIIFKQRRIGKDGKPFTVYKFRTMRNSQTSQAKYATHEQDRILKIGHIIRPYRLDELPQFINVLKGDMSVVGPRPEWIDLANEYSQKIPYYDFRHIVKPGITGWAQIKYKYSSSVEEAKEKLSYDLYYVKNRTIFLDLKIMLHTLEAIIFRRGAK; encoded by the coding sequence GTGTTTCTGGTGTTCTTGAATTTCGTTAGCCTCTTTTTACTCTACAAACTCTTTGAAAGCACAGTTTATTCAATCGTTTTTTCACTTCTCGCAATTCTTTTCCTTTATACTTTCAGAGCTTACGATCTTGAAAATCTGGAAAGTTACACCGAACAACTCATCAGAACTCTTCTGAGCACCGCTACTTCTTTTGTACCGATACTGATCTTCAATGCTCTAATCGACGATCATGTACCAAAGCATGCATTCTTATTGAATCTGATGATAAACACATTAGTCCTACCGATCTTGAATGTATCCTTTTACAGGCTCACGCGGAAGGACAAGCCGATCACGTACCTCGTCGTCGGAAAGAGAGAAGATTTTGAGGGTTTCCTCCAAGTGATCGAAAAAGAAACGAACCACAGATACATCTTCGCTGAGTATGTCAACCCATCTGTCGATCTGTTGTCACAGAAAGCGAAGTATTACGACGCCGTACTCGTCGCAGACCAGCGGCTCTCTGATGTCGTTAAAAAGGCGTCTTTGAAAAACATCGAGTACCTTCCCACCTTCGTTGAGAAGGTCCTTCAGAGAATACCCGTGGAGATCGTGCAACGCTATAGAGAGTTTTACGAACTCAGCCTTCAAACTGTTAAAACTCGTTCTCCGGCGAAGAGGGTCATCGACGTCGTCGTTTCTATCGTTGCGCTCGTTCTGACTTCACCCATCATGTTGATCATAGCCTTGTGTATTCTAATCGAAGATGGTCGACCTATCATCTTCAAACAACGAAGAATTGGAAAAGATGGGAAACCCTTCACGGTCTACAAATTCAGAACGATGAGAAATTCTCAAACAAGTCAAGCGAAGTATGCAACGCACGAACAGGACAGAATCTTGAAAATAGGCCACATCATCCGCCCGTACCGGCTCGACGAACTACCGCAGTTCATCAACGTTTTGAAGGGAGACATGAGCGTCGTTGGTCCAAGACCAGAGTGGATCGACCTTGCAAACGAATATAGTCAAAAGATTCCGTACTATGACTTCAGGCACATCGTCAAACCAGGCATAACGGGTTGGGCACAGATAAAGTACAAATACTCGTCCTCGGTTGAAGAGGCAAAAGAAAAGCTTTCATACGATTTGTACTATGTCAAAAACCGAACGATCTTTCTGGATCTGAAGATAATGTTGCACACCCTCGAAGCGATCATCTTCCGAAGGGGCGCCAAATGA
- a CDS encoding YkoF family thiamine/hydroxymethylpyrimidine-binding protein: MSCQMSFYPLGTERIDETVNEVLKIIESSGLKHQINHMSTTLWGRPSQIAQLIERIITSMDQTRFVLQITISNHCGCTFGGWGDGDIIQNAS; the protein is encoded by the coding sequence TTGAGTTGCCAGATGAGTTTTTATCCGCTCGGAACAGAAAGGATCGATGAAACGGTCAACGAGGTTTTGAAGATCATAGAATCGTCTGGTTTGAAACACCAGATCAACCACATGAGCACAACGCTGTGGGGAAGACCATCCCAGATAGCTCAGCTGATCGAAAGAATAATCACATCGATGGACCAAACGAGGTTCGTCCTACAGATCACCATTTCGAACCACTGTGGCTGCACATTTGGTGGTTGGGGAGATGGTGATATAATACAAAACGCAAGCTAA